In Coffea arabica cultivar ET-39 chromosome 9e, Coffea Arabica ET-39 HiFi, whole genome shotgun sequence, the genomic window attcttaattttattttatgtttttttagtTCCTTAGTGTTTATAATAGTAATAAATTGGCCCTTTAGacctctttaatttttttccaattgggtttttgtttgtcttaattggttaagTACGAGTAGTTTACTTTCCTTGGAATGCTTCGAGTGATTCAATTTGACGgttgtttccattttcttttaatttttctcaattaaagtggtaccttgacctttttattgttttgaagccatttttctttcatttggtcaccattcaaagggggcggtatattttcttttatccctttttgtatctcttctatgtgatccaacgtgttacGTGGAAATTACATGACTATTTGCTTTCATTGCCTTTCTTtagttctttcatttcatttacttttgcttttatttaagttcttctttatggggtatgtgtacacctcttggcttgtaatagatagggcttggaggagcattcaatgaagacctatcgaagacgtgtgcctagctagcaaatgtaatagttagggctttaattgcctatgtgttatgtgttacttgctttaattaggttcttgcatctagttgagcatgctaagtgttatgtgctatgtgtttataagtgtttggcatgtctactcgctttccatggtcatgaatgaatgtgatggacgaatgtacgtttccactagtccaacgctagtcggaattcatagaatgggctagtccaacgctagacccttagggatttcccctcgttagtacatgtttgcatgttcattacatgtcatgcattcttttagttttatcattttgcatgcccctcgacccccttttccctccattttaggatttttgcatttcatgctagttatagggttcatttgcttgagagtccccttaaatatgggatatagacgagtgtggctttttctaagccttagcacgcttgtattccctctataaaagggtaaattgagtcacgatttaggtctccccgtacccaatatgcatgcattccctaggctcatgcattctaaatccactctatcattacactttcacttttcattccatttgcacacatacaccttttatcccttcacttgcacacgaacacttttgttccattttgcacacgtgcacctttatgtttcttcacttgcacacgaacacttttatcatcacttgcacacatgcacttcatattatcatttcacataccgtaccttgcccactcacgtgcacattttcctttacatatttattgtttttttattactttttcaaaactcatgtcctcacattgcatacatgcattccattcatttgcatcccactcgcattattcgtgacttcttcaaaggatcgtcattgggcttcacaattaatgtgattggcaccactcaacctttgaagagaaatttcccccaatacccctaggtctagggtttgcattcatgtagtacatccaaatgtaataaattctttgattaaaacaagaaaatctttgattaaatcaagcaactagccttggctaggtcgaaggggtgccttggattttatccttgccttccccttcgtcaaatgtgactcccgaacctttttcgttggtttacgtggactaggagtcgtttaaaaggggtttcttactactttttcctatttttctttaaaaattcatttttaggtgacttggtacaccttaactcattaccaagtggcgactccgattttttatttcaaaaaaccctttttaaactataattttgggtcaaatcgtcgcattctcaaacccccatttagacccatttttcttttaaatcacaattcattttccaaatcacaaattgaatcaaaaaatacatttttaaaccatttatttattttatcaaaaaatggggcgcgacagttggcgactccactggggacattcgagagtccgagcaattttgatttaatcaatctttttcttcttttaatcttttcatatatcacatttgggtgtttaggattgcatttttccttttattaggatttttgcatttcacgcgtatccaactactccctcactcacgaatgtatgattggttgattggatgtatgtttacttgcttaccTCGCGctcgcattgcatttgggggggtgtgtcaccttagagcctcgcgttggttcttgatccctcccctccaaacgagcactagcatacgcgcatacgctttaattatttttacccttcatttatttttcttttagtggcttgtcacgccactccaccctattaggattttaggcgacccacttggacatgtgatcgtatcacgacgtgtgcgtagcatgatccgaggggtcactcgatcttccgctttaaactttaggttgataacctattagtttttagtcgaaggttgaggattttttttagatttgcccagacgggtagccgtaacacgacgtgtgcgtagcaacgcctggggaatcgctcgagccaccgacaaggaaccttgggagtgatgacccttggtttccaagtctgaaggctcggggacctatgacttattgagtctagatgcattagtgaaccctaacctcatgcatccattttagcttgcctagggtagagtcgaccttaccctattagggacactattcacgaggggaggggtccaacccctttcttctttttattgctttattcccttgtgttgatttcgttgttacaatgtgttatgtgtatttatcggactgagctaacttttcttggttttgtgcccccattgcattcacaaacattagcaaataagaggtctggcatgatcctcttttaggacctacccttatagataggctattgcacgtttagaaatttcggtatattttgttcataaattaatgtcataccattttaggcttaccctggcaaacaaagggctccttaggtcacgtCTCATTTCAAATCGCATTTTTCCCTGCTTTGATAagaatggcatcatgcataagccttagaaagggaatgccacttagggaatCCCGCATTAGGGACAAGCCAACCTAaatcccatgggtatttaactcaatttttgggatttgcacgtttaaattcctgttaacCAGAGAAATGGGACCTGTAGGTAAGGTATTTAACTCCGGTTTTGGTTTCTAGATGGAGAGCCCTCGCCGAGTGCAACAGATGTTAGTAGTGCCGCCGGAGGTACAAAGATGGCCCACGTTACTCTCACCCAATGAGGTTAACCAAATAGCCGATCGATTAGGACACATCGGGGATTTCAAGGACATTAAGTCCGATGGATATTTGGTAGAAGCTTTGGTGCATCTATGGGACCCCATTTGTTCTGCTTTTAGACTTGGAAAAAGGGAGATGACCATAACAATTGAGGAAATCGCTGGATTTCTCAATTTGCCGATTCAAGGAACTGCCGTGGTATTGCCGCTAGTATCTAACAAAGCTGAATTTTGCCGTTTCACTGGGTTAAAGGAATCAGTACTACAAGGGGcagaccaaaatatagaggcgaAGTTCTTATTTGATCGATTTGCGCTAAGAGATGGTTTTGAGAGGCATCAAGGGGATTTCTCGTTTACTTCCAAGGAAACGTGGGATCGAAAGAGAGTCTGGGTATACGGTTTAGTCATGACGGGAACCTACTTTTTTCCtaggaaagacaaaaagatagccttCAAGCTCACTAGAATCCTGTATGACTTGTTTCTCGGAATTAATGATAGGCCGTGTTCCATTATTCCTACCATTTTGGCCGACATCTTCATAGCCTGCACTACCTGtcagaaagggaaaaagttcTTTTGTGGTTCAAATTTGATCTTACATATATGGGGAATGGAGCATTTCATGAGACGATCGGCTATTTCATCGAGTCTACCAATGTCCGCATACAACTGGATAACCACGCATCACAAGAGAATTAACAGAGACAATCTGCCGTGTAATGCATCTGAGTTTGTGGATTTCTTGAAGAACGTGACCGATCAAAATATTAGATGGGTGTTGGATTGGACCGATTGTACTAAACCCGTTCTTCGCACTCAGGCATCCGAATTCATTCTCCTACTGGGTACTCAAGGGATTACCGCGTACGCCCCAAAAAGGTTTCTCAGACAATTAGGGCGTGTCCAAGAAATACCACCCGTAATTGACATGAGCGAAGTCACCATTATTTTTAACTGGGGAATGTGTCCAAATCAAATCCCTATGAAAGATCGGATTATTGACGCCTGGGTGACGCTATCCGATGACGTGAGTTTTAGATACATCCCGGAGCTCAAGCAGAAGGGTTTGACGACTTCACAATACGAAGACTGGGTAGGAGGATCCGCTgcgcaagaaattcaagatgagCCAGCTGAGGAGGTGAAAAGGTTAAAGGCCATTGTCGAAGCAAAAGATAGGGAAATTCTGCAGTTAAGTAAGTCTGCCGAAGCATACAAAGGGATGGCCGAGCAAAAcaagcaattgtatgaaaatgaaCAAGGAAAGCGTCAAGAGCTGAAAAGGAAATGTGCAGAATTATATGACCAAACTGAATGTGTTAGAATTTCATATGCTAGGGAAACAAAGGACTCTGTATTAGATAGGTTCAGAAGTTTTGGTAATCTTGTACGGAATCGTCTTCGTGAcatgatgtaaatattggcaagtttatcaatgaaaatgacttttcttttgctcttattttggattattgtcaaaaacaggtttgtattacgggtcccatttcgaaggtgttgcatcatgctaggcctacccttggcacaaaaagggccccCCAAATaagacatgcatccgaattgtttgaataattactaactcatgtctttttcttttttctctttttttgaataaattgcagaaattcagtAATCATTGATTTATCTAAAGaagtcttttgcattctcaggtaaatttcaaaatagcttttcggaaaagccccattattacgcgatcccgaagtaaagcccaaaggaatcgtgtagacatgagtactcaaccagaatcatcTGATAAGGCCGTcgcaactacccagccggaagctgcaagtcctggggttcagttgacagagttactcacaaaatttggggaaatggcatcggaaatggccgctcagaagaagttgattgatgagctcgttagtagcggagtgcaacctgaACCTGTACCCGCCACACAAAcacaatccgaaccatttgttattcctccatTTCAAACTACGTTTGAGGGAACTGTAAACCCGCAATATGCTTTTACTCAAAATCCTCCTTTCTACCCTCCTTATGgtcaaggatttcagcctcaagACAATCCGACCCTGCATTTGAACCCACCAGTTTTTTATCAGACTACCGCGGAGCCCGTGGTGCCGGAGCACACTTTTCAAAAtaagccagaaatgggagagtcgtctgcccagattgatatgaagttacttaaacgcttggatcgttttgatgaatttattcggaaaagccaaggtttaagcaaacaaggggTGTTGGATTATGATGATTTGTGCCTATTTCCGAACGTACAACTACCGGTGGGGTTCAAGACCCCTAAgttcaacaaatatgatggaacGGGTAACCCTAAGACGCACCTGCgtttgtttgctaacaagttgggcaaGCCAGTGGATGACGAGAATTTGCCGTTGAGATTATTTCCAGAAAGCTTAGAAGGGGATGCTCTCGATTGGTATTCCAACCTAAAGCCAGAGGAAGTGAAGACCTGGCTCGATCTGTCCAATGCCTTCATCAGacaatatgagtataactgtGAGCTGGCACCAACCCGAACTACTTTGGAAGGAACGAAGAGgcgaccatctgaagatcataagacatatgccaagagatggagaaagatagctgcgaaagtggagcctccgatgaccgaggatgaaattattcgcacattcataaaggcgcatgatcctccatatttcgaagaaattttccgtatgactggttgttcatttgctgccattgtgaataaattggaagagtttGATGACTTTGTAAGAGCCGGGAAAATTGTCAACGTCTCTGctctcaaatcccagttggatgctttacaaggtcaaggaagcaatgtgaaaaagccgccgttcaaaaagaaggagggggatgcaacctttatttggaaccaaaacccttcaccccgaccccgataccaacacaaTCCAACCTACCAACCACATTACCCTTACTACTCAAACCCGCATCCTGTATATACcaccaacatccaccaccctcgacctcgcccaagttATCCTAACCCACtttcagccccttttcaaatttcccaaccaaatccacctcaaaaccgacctcgccctccatataacctaagatttcctccaccaaatagacctgtttacaaccatcctcaacctcctgaaccttacaaccgaccACCTAGCCGTACATTCaccaatttaggcaggcctctggaccaattgtatgaccagTTGAAGGCCGCCGGGAAAATTAGTACagtaccccctcctacctacCCATATGGCATGCCCGCGTGGTATAATCCACAagctgtctgtgcttatcattctggggCCCCCGGACATGCCACCTTTGATTGCAAGGCGCTTAAGCATAAAATCCAAGATATGGTTGAAGCCGGGGAGATTGTAATCCGGAAAAGGGAGGCGCAAGGGCCGAACGTAAATAGGAACCCTTTACCGGAACATGCCAATATCATTGGGGTTATTCTGGATGATACGGAGTATGTGGAACCGGTCAAAGAATTGACAAGggaagctgaagtgtttggggtcacagaccaaccCTTTGTCATAGAATTGCCATTTGAAGAGGACGAAAAGCCCTTTGTTTTGGATCTCACGCCAGCGGAGAGTGAGGCTTTGGAGCCAGTAATCATCGAATTCCCGAAGCAGGAGCCTGTTCTGAGTCTGCAACAAGTGCCATGGAATTACAATGAACCTACTGTACAGATTGGGGAAAAGTCAATCGCGAAGGAAGAAGTGTCAGTGGTCACCAGATCAGGGAAAATCGTAAGTCCATTTGAAGCTACCATTCCGATTCAAGCAAATAATTCCGAGCCACCCGCCAAACCAACAATCACTGAGAAGGAAGCCTTGGATTTTCTTAAAAGGCTCCAGAGAAGTGAATACAATGTGATTGAGAAGCTAAGCAAGTCACCTGCCCAGATATCCATGTTGGATTTACTTTTTTCTTCAGATGTGCATAGGGATGCGTTGATCGAGGTATTGACTAAAGCTCAAATCCCTAGGGACATTTCTGTTGATAATTTTTCGCACGTGGTTGGGAGTGTGTTATTCACCAAGCAAATTACTTTTTCTGACGATGAATTGCCGGCggaaggcattggacataacaagGCCCTGTACATAGTTGTTAGGTGCAATGGGAAAAGGCTGCCGAAGGTTTTGATTGATAATGGATCCGcgcttaatatctgtccttggagcACCTTGGAAAAGCTGGGATTGCAAGACatcaagctgaggccttcagggaccataGTTCGAGGTTTTGATGGAGCACAAAGAGAGCCAATAGGAGAAGTGGATTTAGTAGTTGAAATGGGACCCGCCCAGTTTCAAATAACctgccaagtcatgcactttCCTAGTGTTTACAACGTTTTGCTTGGCaggccatggattcacaagtctGGGGCGGTGCCTTCTTCATTACATCAGTTGTTGAAATTTGTAGTAAATGACAAGCTGATAACTATATTTGCCGAAGAGGATTGCCTTGTAATCATCGATTCCGAGTCCAAAGAAGAGGGTAGCCGAAGCTCCACAGTGACCCCTCATAGCACATCTGATATTGTCTCCGTCAGTTGGATAACAAAGGAGGAGCAAGCTCTATCAAGggccagtgtcatgatggctaaGGAGATGATCCGTGGAGGCTATGAATTTGACAAAGGGCTGGGACGAGATCTGCAAGGAATTTTAAAGCCAGTGGAGATTGTGGAGAAAAATGATTCGTTTGGTTTGGGTTTCCGACCGACTGCTAAGGATATCAGAGAAATGAAGGAGCGCAAGAAAGCggagaaagaaggaaggcaaagggctcttgacattccacccctgcatta contains:
- the LOC113720404 gene encoding uncharacterized protein; translation: MPAWYNPQAVCAYHSGAPGHATFDCKALKHKIQDMVEAGEIVIRKREAQGPNVNRNPLPEHANIIGVILDDTEYVEPVKELTREAEVFGVTDQPFVIELPFEEDEKPFVLDLTPAESEALEPVIIEFPKQEPVLSLQQVPWNYNEPTVQIGEKSIAKEEVSVVTRSGKIVSPFEATIPIQANNSEPPAKPTITEKEALDFLKRLQRSEYNVIEKLSKSPAQISMLDLLFSSDVHRDALIEVLTKAQIPRDISVDNFSHVVGSVLFTKQITFSDDELPAEGIGHNKALYIVVRCNGKRLPKVLIDNGSALNICPWSTLEKLGLQDIKLRPSGTIVRGFDGAQREPIGEVDLVVEMGPAQFQITCQVMHFPSVYNVLLGRPWIHKSGAVPSSLHQLLKFVVNDKLITIFAEEDCLVIIDSESKEEGSRSSTVTPHSTSDIVSVSWITKEEQALSRASVMMAKEMIRGGYEFDKGLGRDLQGILKPVEIVEKNDSFGLGFRPTAKDIREMKERKKAEKEGRLPLECQRIREMEHLIDINKEIEILRDEIEVQKKLAKYWEGRWKDEYLEKIELLHKNIDPKRKYEGISEEVLATTQSTTSTKVPEKAQGIEIARAQVKTFPA